One Aspergillus oryzae RIB40 DNA, chromosome 2 genomic window carries:
- a CDS encoding FPP/GGPP synthase family protein (geranylgeranyl pyrophosphate synthase/Polyprenyl synthetase) — translation MPRAALEPECVLVNGVFQWKHALANGHQEENFSVPVKVAVAANGVRSSQANGAVAVGTPPAKITDYKAVKAPYNYINTLPSKNIRETFIDALNSWLEVPAASSTSIKSIIGMLHHSSLMLDDIEDNSVPRRGSPTAHTLFGVGQTINSANYTFVCAFEELQKLQSPNAIGVFIEQLKNLHCGQGLDLYWKYNTHVPTADEYMTMIDHKTGGPFRLCVRLMQGESSGKTEHIDARRFVTLLGRYFQIRDDYQNLTSAEYTSQKGFWEDLDEGKSSWPLIDCLTGSDPEQTMIKGILQHKGVGEMPMAMKRLILGKMRKGGALDSTFLLLQDMQEDILKELELLEAEFGSENPILELVLRRLCL, via the exons ATGCCTCGAGCTGCTCTTG AACCGGAATGTGTGCTGGTCAACGGTGTCTTCCAATGGAAACATGCGCTGGCCAATGGTCACCAAGAAGAGAATTTTTCCGTACCTGTGAAAGTCGCAGTGGCAGCAAATGGCGTCAGGTCGTCTCAGGCCAATGGAGCTGTAGCCGTAGGGACACCACCAGCCAAAATAACTGATTACAAG GCTGTCAAAGCTCCCTACAACTACATTAACACCCTTCCCTCGAAAAATATTAGGGAGACCTTCATCGACGCCCTGAACTCTTGGCTAGAAGTCCCCGCGGCATCTTCAACGTCTATCAAATCTATTATCGGCATGCTCCACCATTCATCTCTCATGCTCGACGACATTGAGGATAATTCAGTTCCGCGTAGAGGAAGTCCTACCGCTCATACTTTGTTTGGCGTGGGACAAACAATAAACTCAGCCAACTACACTTTTGTGTGTGCTTTCGAGGAACTCCAGAAGCTTCAGAGCCCAAACGCTATAGGGGTCTTTATCGAGCAGTTGAAGAACCTACACTGTGGACAGGGTCTGGACCTGTATTGGAAATATAACACTCACGTTCCCACCGCTGACGAGTACATGACCATGATTGATCATAAGACAGGCGGTCCCTTTCGATTGTGTGTTCGGCTGATGCAAGGCGAGTCTAGCGGGAAGACCGAGCACATTGATGCGCGCCGATTCGTCACATTACTTGGGCGCTATTTCCAAATCCGCGACGATTACCAGAACCTCACGTCAGCCGAA TACACTTCTCAAAAAGGCTTTTGGGAGGACCTGGATGAGGGCAAGAGTTCGTGGCCGCTCATCGACTGTCTCACCGGCTCTGATCCCGAACAGACTATGATAAAGGGTATACTACAGCACAAAGGCGTTGGAGAGATGCCGATGGCTATGAAACGACTGATACTGGGAAAGATGAGAAAGGGAGGAGCCCTCGACTCCActttcttgctgctccagGACATGCAAGAGGACATACTCAAGGAGCTGGAATTGCTTGAAGCTGAATTCGGGTCTGAGAATCCCATCCTCGAATTAGTTCTAAGGAGATTGTGTCTGTGA
- a CDS encoding uncharacterized protein (predicted protein) — MAELTVGYVSGIIAAAVFLVIGHLPEENTIVSWSVVSRLIHSSYWPTILNSDTAASTGVSRAINACNWLQLGALGLVAITGIVTPLGLYDTIGPDDTPTNIPFRYASDTSAFGKATRSRDGYRSLRVCYADEDPNTDEGCPGAPPNINDIEDPAEAYSIWPSSVDLFTSGKVPSTVSSLFDIQWRSFRSTTNVALGVNGSAFSEGYYRQISQFIMEEGIIAVEGLIVDTKAGRIGFRNHTVPVDVPTGARWTEDILFIEPEARCVNTNLTVDYRYNPSSETYDSFEDTRDPVLVDHGGFSNLPHAVYEIDTANFQNNVALYERAYSAAWRHNMALMQFFNVTTNGSDGLAPFAYMNSEVGKKFDLRSIGSSYIAPVTVQTDSRYAGFLELPFPNQSTSSSLRDRPEGPNPVNLTAQDTYAIAQEACHYPSMEDLSNLSFVGVSCGTVFAAPGRLDGDPLIPDTNSTWSTPIYSCAAAAKAAIRKVTFRFNGTGELDNLEIERIERSSKPQLWGVERLANHTIRNVRPLWGIVSPEVGTRDDISTVERDHLWLPGYPDTSVSDLYTGQANMPGSQFYMDRLLSLFGVRNMEKSTSRYTGLNDLALYSQWLELSNSSSGVEHMLKLMWTDMAANTVVGTRGWHSPKNGERLSKRDSGEVNVPVTLWSQHIEYRLPYAIPAFILLALCIALGAWSIWLLILRRVGLKQMRTYLARTSPGRILGHALHEDQGNILASTDVWLQQIGLRKVTLPGRNEDSEIPLLDVQRTLTHEDGGGDKSSK; from the exons ATGGCAGAACTCACAGTGGGCTATGTGTCTGGTATCATTGCCGCCGCGGTATTTTTGG TCATCGGTCATCTCCCAGAGGAGAATACAATTGTCTCATG GTCTGTCGTCAGCAGGCTGATTCATTCGTCATACTGGCCAACGATACTTAATTCCGACACTGCTGCCAGTACAGGAGTCAGCAGAGCGATAAATGCTTGCAACTGGCTACAATTGGGTGCGCTTGGGCTTGTTGCAATTACTGGAATTGTAACCCCTTTGGGCCTATACGATACTATTGGCCCTGATGATACCCCAACAAATATCCCATTCCGTTATGCCTCTGATACATCGGCGTTTGGAAAGGCCACCCGCTCGAGAGATGGATATAGATCACTTAGGGTCTGTTACGCAGATGAAGACCCCAATACCGATGAGGGATGTCCTGGTGCGCCGCCAAatatcaatgatattgaagaccCTGCCGAGGCGTACTCAATCTGGCCGAGTAGTGTTGATTTATTCACGAGTGGAAAGGTACCGTCGACTGTTTCCAGCCTTTTTGACATCCAGTGGCGGTCGTTTCGGTCGACGACCAACGTAGCCTTGGGTGTCAACGGCAGTGCATTCTCTGAAGGATATTACCGGCAAATCTCGCAGTTCATCATGGAGGAGGGAATCATAGCGGTTGAGGGCTTGATCGTTGATACTAAAGCTGGACGTATAGGCTTCCGGAACCATACTGTACCTGTGGATGTTCCTACGGGTGCGAGGTGGACAGAAGATATACTGTTCATCGAACCGGAAGCACGTTGCGTGAACACCAACTTGACCGTGGACTACAGGTACAACCCGTCCAGTGAGACGTATGATAGCTTTGAAGACACACGGGACCCAGTCCTGGTTGACCACGGCGGCTTCAGTAACCTACCCCATGCGGTCTATGAGATAGACACGGCGAATTTCCAAAACAATGTAGCATTGTATGAGCGTGCCTACAGTGCTGCCTGGAGGCATAATATGGCATTGATGCAGTTCTTCAACGTGACGACCAACGGATCAGATGGCCTGGCACCCTTCGCCTATATGAATTCGGAAGTCGGAAAGAAGTTTGATTTACGCAGCATAGGGAGCAGTTATATTGCCCCCGTGACTGTTCAGACGGACAGCCGGTATGCTGGCTTCCTTGAACTCCCGTTTCCTAACCAGTCAACATCATCGTCCCTGAGGGATAGACCTGAGGGTCCTAACCCTGTTAATCTCACTGCACAAGATACCTACGCAATTGCCCAGGAGGCCTGTCACTATCCTTCAATGGAAGATCTGTCAAACCTGTCGTTCGTTGGTGTGTCCTGTGGCACAGTCTTCGCAGCACCTGGGAGGCTTGACGGAGACCCACTCATCCCCGACACAAATAGCACTTGGAGCACTCCAATCTACTCctgtgctgctgctgcaaaAGCGGCTATACGCAAGGTCACATTTAGATTCAATGGAACGGGGGAGCTGGATAACCTTGAGATCGAAAGAATAGAGCGCTCATCTAAACCTCAGCTCTGGGGTGTCGAGCGATTAGCCAATCACACGATAAGGAACGTACGGCCTCTATGGGGTATCGTATCCCCTGAGGTGGGCACTCGTGACGACATCTCCACTGTCGAAAGAGACcatctctggcttcctggtTACCCAGATACGTCCGTATCGGACCTCTACACCGGACAGGCAAACATGCCTGGCAGCCAGTTCTATATGGACAGGCTGCTATCTCTTTTCGGGGTCAGAAATATGGAGAAGTCCACGTCACGATATACGGGACTCAACGATCTGGCTCTATATAGTCAATGGTTGGAGCTATCCAACTCATCATCCGGCGTTGAGCACATGCTCAAACTTATGTGGACTGACATGGCGGCCAATACTGTGGTAGGTACGCGAGGGTGGCATTCGCcgaagaatggagaaaggTTGTCAAAGCGAGATAGCGGCGAGGTAAATGTGCCAGTTACACTATGGTCACAACACATTGAATATCGACTTCCGTACGCCATTCCTGCCTTTATATTACTTGCCCTCTGCATTGCACTGGGAGCATGGAGTATTTGGTTACTTATTTTGAGGCGCGTCGGCCTCAAACAAATGCGAACGTACCTCGCTCGTACCTCCCCGGGTAGGATACTCGGGCATGCGCTACATGAAGATCAAGGGAATATTCTTGCGTCTACGGACGTGTGGCTTCAGCAGATAGGCTTACGAAAGGTCACGCTGCCAGGGCGAAATGAAGACAGCGAAATTCCATTGCTAGATGTTCAGCGGACACTAACCCACGAGGATGGTGGAGGAGATAAGAGCTCTAAGTAG
- a CDS encoding uncharacterized protein (predicted protein) has translation MALRQKKSRHNPPSPKLSLISRSTKGRITHNHKTNNGWEYKVSSATTTRERRWGLQAIPAIINRVIVLWQPAELLTETGFQVLITRHRRPGYGTKFNVPFFITTQEVKQAVRLGCKGFALTIDPVRAGKIERDLRVRMSKRSPKGTNPDDDEEEADGFAGEPSVGRPFENH, from the exons ATGGCATTACGACAGAAGAAATCGAGGCAcaatcctccatctccaaagCTTTCTTTGATCTCAAGGTCCACCAAGGGCAGGATTACTCATAATCACAAGACCAACAATGGATGGGAGTATAAGGTGAGCTCAGCAACTACGACCCGGGAGAGGAGGTGGGGTCTCCAAGCGATTCCCGCTATCATAAACCGAGTAATAGTATTATGGCAGCCGGCAGAACTGCTCACAGAGACAGGTTTCCAAGTGTTGATAACGCGCCACCGTAGACCCGGATACG GAACCAAATTCAATGTGCCCTTTTTCATTACCACTCAGGAAGTCAAACAGGCCGTCCGTCTCGGATGCAAGGGCTTCGCATTGACCATAGATCCTGTTCGTGCCGGAAAGATAGAACGTGATTTGCGAGTGAGAATGTCTAAGCGTTCTCCAAAGGGTACAAAtcccgatgatgatgaggaggaggctgATGGCTTTGCTGGAGAACCTTCGGTGGGACGACC cTTCGAGAATCACTGA
- a CDS encoding uncharacterized protein (predicted protein), with the protein MAMVHVRSSTNGLTLNLSNAWWSTDEDVYALVTEYFAPEPHGRWQDFRVDQSPSATASPWLEVLPLLLDRSRSTSRGASLLSASLKTLGYSIASKGGNGSTRSQWEISRAEYYSKAVHCLKHDLNEGTGVCDESAAAIMCLSMAEQAVDSHLQRRLDRSC; encoded by the exons ATGGCAATGGTCCATGTCAGGTCGTCCACCAATGGTCTGACACTCAACCTGTCCAATGCTTGGTGGTCTACCGACGAAGATGTCTATGCTTTGGTTACCGAGTATTTCGCTCCCGAGCCTCATGGCCGGTGGCAGGATTTCCGTGTTGACCAGTCGCCGTCAGCAACCGCCAGCCCTTGGTTGGAGGTGCTTCCTTTGCTGCTAGACCGCAGTCGAAGCACCAGTCGAGGCGCTTCTCTGCTCTCTGCTTCACTCAAAACTCTAGGTTATTCAATCGCCTCCAAAGGGGGCAATGGCTCCACGCGCTCGCAGTGGGAGATTTCTCGCGCGGAGTATTATTCCAAGGCTGTGCATTGCTTGAAGCATGATTTGAATGAAGGTACCGGCGTGTGTGACGAGTCCGCTGCGGCGATCATGTGCTTAAGCATGGCAGAG CAAGCTGTTGATTCCCACCTCCAGAGACGGCTGGATCGCTCATGTTAG
- a CDS encoding uncharacterized protein (predicted protein) has translation MAGDILTALIVTLQELDAWEQSMQSTVSGPLFWSSPASATSPGTVQTTKSCIWFPSLSMATALTYLWAFRAVCFSQVAQVLSFDQALASRTDWIWTCLDISGTQNCREKALAFHTMICQSIPFFMQDKMKFYGAASVTLPLMVTQTVLFS, from the coding sequence ATGGCGGGAGATATTCTAACTGCCTTGATAGTAACTCTCCAAGAGCTTGACGCGTGGGAGCAATCCATGCAATCGACGGTTTCTGGTCCCCTTTTCTGGTCAAGCCCAGCATCTGCCACCTCACCGGGAACCGTTCAAACCACAAAGTCCTGCATATGGTTTCCCAGTCTGTCCATGGCAACGGCATTGACTTACCTATGGGCCTTTCGCGCGGTATGTTTCAGTCAAGTAGCACAGGTGCTATCTTTCGATCAAGCTCTCGCTTCTCGTACGGACTGGATCTGGACCTGCCTGGATATCTCGGGAACCCAGAATTGTCGAGAGAAGGCTCTTGCTTTCCACACAATGATCTGCCAAAGCATCCCGTTCTTCATGCAAGACAAGATGAAATTTTACGGTGCTGCCTCCGTTACTCTACCATTAATGGTCACGCAAACTGTCCTGTTCTCGTAG
- a CDS encoding NAD(P)H-quinone oxidoreductase (NADPH:quinone reductase and related Zn-dependent oxidoreductases), which yields MATMRAIAIQGSKGPATAMYVTDIARPVPIPGQVLVKIRAFGLNRMDILQREGLYPLPSYAPETMGVEFSGVIEQLGDEATAMESGFKCGDEVFGLAYGGAYAEYIVVSTKTLFHKPAQLSWEEAAGIPETWMTATQALLLIGEFQSGQSVLWHAGASSVSIAGIQLAKARGASAIYATAGSPEKIHFLEQELGVTKAFNYKTDKWAAELQKLTTGVNLVVDFIGAPYFQNNLDIAARDGRIILLGLMGGAKLPEGVNIAPLLYKRLRLEASGLRSRDLEYQKTLRDMLVDYALPKFCDRSFKVHIEKVFQFEDIVEAHQLLEKNQTKGKIICMIGSQ from the exons ATGGCTACCATGCGTGCGATCG CTATCCAAGGCAGTAAAGGCCCAGCCACTGCCATGTATGTCACCGACATAGCCAGGCCAGTTCCCATACCCGGTCAAGTCCTGGTCAAGATCCGCGCCTTCGGACTTAACCGTATGGATATACTTCAGCGGGAAGGTCTCTATCCGTTACCATCCTATGCACCGGAAACTATGGGTGTCGAATTCAGCGGTGTTATTGAGCAACTGGGGGATGAAGCCACCGCGATGGAGAGCGGGTTCAAATGTGGGGATGAGGTATTCGGCTTGGCATATGGAG GTGCCTATGCCGAGTATATCGTGGTCTCGACCAAGACCCTATTCCATAAGCCAGCGCAGCTTTCGTGGGAGGAAGCTGCAGGTATACCGGAG ACCTGGATGACAGCGACGCAAGCCCTCCTGTTAATCGGCGAGTTTCAATCCGGACAATCTGTCTTATGGCATGCCGGCGCCTCCTCGGTTTCTATTGCCGGCATTCAATTAGCTAAAGCCAGAGGCGCTTCCGCTATCTATGCTACTGCTGGCTCACCAGAGAAAATTCACTTTCTCGAGCAGGAGTTGGGTGTCACGAAAGCCTTCAACTACAAAACGGATAAATGGGCGGCGGAGCTTCAAAAGCTCACTACCGGTGTGAACCTGGTCGTCGACTTCATCGGGGCACCATACTTCCAGAATAATCTAGACATTGCCGCACGGGATGGCCGCATCATTCTCTTGGGTCTCATGGGAGGGGCCAAGTTACCGGAGGGCGTGAACATTGCGCCATTGCTATATAAGAGGCTTCGGCTGGAGGCAAGTGGCTTGCGAAGTCGAGATCTGGAGTACCAAAAGACGTTGAGAGACATGCTGGTTGATTATGCCCTGCCAAAGTTCTGCGACAGGTCGTTCAAGGTGCATATTGAGAAGGTATTCCAGTTTGAGGATATTGTCGAAGCACATCAGCTGTTGGAAAAGAACCAAACCAAGGGCAAAATAATCTGTATGATAGGGTCCCAATGA
- a CDS encoding fungal specific transcription factor domain-containing protein (predicted protein) gives MRNPFFRRVQVIPRARIEGELELDEGALLFGAASTPNLSGLHPNPVHIFKLWQTFLENVNPLTKIIHVPSLQQHILNASGNLDSMPSELEALMFTIYCAAIRSLSDEEVLQGFGKSRTALLAQYQQASQSALIKAGLLKTSNMVVLQAFVIFILSVRGEYNPHTLWSLSGIAVRIAQRIGLHRDGSRLGLSIFETEMRRRLWWQITVVDAAISRMSGSTSSLYPLADTRIPLNVNDSDLDVKMKETPPESSSATEMIFCLIRYELGQWLERQSRSKPAGFDGYWESISGGSIPIEEKDRMIEELEDAIERKFTVHCDPSIPLHLMTMIVAWSVPLILRLAAHHPRVYHEKGELPTQAEKDLVFKTCLSVLEYGNILLTTEEMRKYLWHVDSQFPWDSLIYILDELRHRAIGDETAKAWHLIDVTCSRQYHQPGPRARSPLHFALANLAVKAWTAHVAECERRHMSTIPQPNIIPTFIELTQQKILYSLSASTRAATSSSQDQDQRSIPARAATLDASPFSAVPQLREVVLQSTNPVEDNAHFSSSVGLGPAESSPFDWAQWDASLQEYQQRSNSCGYF, from the exons ATGCGGAATCCATTCTTCCGGAGAGTTCAGGTG ATACCGAGAGCGCGGATTGAAGGCGAGcttgagctggatgagggAGCTCTTCTTTTCGGTGCAGCATCCACGCCCAACCTATCCGGGTTACATCCAAATCCAGTTCATATATTCAAGCTATGGCAGACTTTCCTTGAGAATGTTAACCCGCTAACAAAGATAATACATGTGCCTAGCTTACAGCAACACATTCTGAATGCGAGTGGTAATCTTGATTCTATGCCAAGTGAACTTGAGGCTCTCATGTTTACAATCTACTGCGCAGCTATTAGATCTCTGAGTGACGAAGAAGTCCTGCAAGGGTTTGGAAAGTCTAGAACAGCGCTGTTGGCTCAGTATCAACAGGCTTCCCAATCAGCTTTAATAAAGGCCGGATTGTTGAAGACATCCAACATGGTCGTCTTACAGGCATTTGTGATATTTATA CTATCTGTCCGTGGGGAATATAACCCACACACTCTCTGGTCTCTAAGTGGCATTGCGGTACGGATCGCTCAACGAATCGGTCTTCATCGAGATGGGTCTCGTCTTGGTCTATCTATATTTGAAACCGAGATGCGTCGTCGACTTTGGTGGCAAATCACCGTTGTAGATGCTGCAATTAGCCGCATGTCTGGctcaacctcatccctaTACCCTCTCGCGGATACCCGCATCCCGTTAAATGTCAATGATAGTGATCTGGATgtgaaaatgaaagagaCTCCACCTGAGTCATCAAGTGCCACAGAGATGATCTTTTGTCTAATACGCTATGAGCTTGGTCAGTGGCTTGAGCGTCAATCTAGGTCAAAGCCGGCTGGGTTTGATGGATACTGGGAGAGCATAAGTGGAGGCTCTATTCCgattgaagagaaagaccgTATGATtgaagagcttgaggatgCCATTGAGAGAAAGTTCACTGTCCATTGTGACCCGTCTATCCCCCTTCATCTCATGACCATGATTGTTGCATGGTCAGTACCACTAATACTACGCCTGGCCGCCCACCACCCTCGCGTTTATCATGAGAAAGGCGAACTCCCAACCCAAGCCGAGAAAGATCTTGTCTTTAAGACCTGCCTCAGCGTGCTTGAGTATGGCAACATTTTGCTGACGACCGAGGAAATGCGAAAATATTTGTGGCATGTAGACAGCCAGTTCCCTTGGGACTCATTAATTTACATACTGGACGAGCTTCGACACCGAGCTATAGGAGACGAAACTGCAAAGGCCTGGCACTTGATTGACGTCACTTGTAGCCGCCAGTATCATCAGCCAGGGCCTAGAGCAAGGAGTCCGCTGCATTTTGCCCTGGCGAACTTAGCTGTCAAAGCATGGACAGCCCATGTAGCGGAGTGTGAGCGTCGGCACATGTCTACCATCCCACAGCCGAACATTATTCCAACCTTTATAGAATTAACGCAGCAGAAAATCCTGTACTCGCTTTCTGCTTCCACCCGAGCGGCTACCTCATCATCTCAGGACCAAGACCAGCGGAGTATTCCCGCTAGGGCTGCTACCTTGGATGCAAGTCCTTTTAGCGCTGTTCCACAGCTAAGGGAGGTCGTCCTACAGAGCACGAACCCAGTGGAAGATAATGCTcatttttcctcttctgtggGACTAGGTCCTGCGGAAAGCTCCCCCTTTGACTGGGCTCAATGGGATGCTTCGTTGCAGGAGTATCAACAGCGGTCAAACAGCTGTGGTTATTTTTGA